Proteins found in one Opitutaceae bacterium genomic segment:
- a CDS encoding DUF3108 domain-containing protein translates to MYPRLFQALLFALVTSISLAQGPEFADGEGFRFRVSWGVFRTAGILSVRASHEETNGEPRLRIQTETRTYGLIRAFYPFDGFSDCLFDGESGRLLTAYATTKSASKETNALATMDYAANLVRYQDRIDASRTQDLPLPEGRPMDMITTLLCARNLDLEPGEKQDVVVMFDKDFYELTIHAERYEKIETAKGTVEALLLTPKMEKNPRGMFRRGGQVHVWVSRDEARLPVKLQVQLKFGTGTAYLTDYQPGSGSTRGTVANLMAPSDQ, encoded by the coding sequence ATGTACCCTCGCCTCTTCCAAGCCCTCTTGTTTGCCCTCGTGACCAGCATCTCGCTCGCCCAGGGCCCTGAGTTTGCCGATGGCGAAGGTTTCCGCTTCCGCGTTTCGTGGGGGGTGTTCAGGACCGCCGGCATCCTCAGCGTTCGTGCGTCCCACGAGGAGACCAATGGCGAGCCCAGGCTGCGCATTCAGACCGAGACACGCACCTACGGGTTGATCCGGGCATTCTATCCGTTCGACGGTTTCAGCGATTGCCTATTTGACGGTGAGTCAGGTCGCCTGTTGACAGCCTACGCGACGACCAAGTCGGCCTCCAAGGAAACCAACGCGCTCGCGACAATGGACTACGCCGCGAACCTTGTGAGATACCAGGACCGGATCGATGCGAGCCGCACCCAGGATCTCCCGCTTCCGGAAGGCCGCCCGATGGATATGATCACAACCTTGCTTTGCGCGAGGAACCTGGACCTCGAGCCCGGCGAGAAGCAGGATGTCGTTGTCATGTTCGACAAGGATTTCTACGAACTGACCATCCATGCGGAGCGCTACGAGAAGATAGAGACGGCAAAAGGAACGGTGGAAGCGCTGCTCTTGACGCCAAAGATGGAGAAGAATCCGCGGGGAATGTTTCGGAGGGGCGGCCAGGTCCACGTCTGGGTGTCCCGTGATGAAGCGCGCCTTCCCGTGAAGCTGCAGGTTCAGTTGAAGTTTGGCACCGGCACCGCTTACCTGACAGACTATCAGCCAGGCAGTGGCTCAACCAGGGGTACCGTGGCAAACCTGATGGCACCGTCCGACCAATAA
- a CDS encoding ThuA domain-containing protein produces MERHTHHTRVLVWNEYRHERTNPFVSALYPNGIHAAIADCLRDPDREVATATLDEPEHGLSVERLDNTDVLLWWGHIAHEAVEDEVVERVKRRVHEGMGLIVLHSGHFSKIFKSLLGTPCSLKWREATDRERIWCVRPSHPIASGIPEQFVLEREEMYGEPFAIPEPDELVFISWFSGGEVFRSGATWQRGHGRVFYFRPGHETFPTYHHSLVQRVLTNAVDWAAPTVRLPDACPKAAPLEPLPEA; encoded by the coding sequence ATGGAACGCCACACGCACCACACGCGCGTCCTGGTTTGGAATGAGTACAGGCACGAACGAACGAATCCCTTCGTGTCGGCCCTTTATCCCAACGGGATCCATGCAGCCATTGCGGATTGCCTTCGCGATCCCGACAGGGAGGTTGCCACGGCCACCCTGGACGAACCCGAACACGGGCTCTCTGTTGAACGGCTCGACAATACTGACGTCCTTCTCTGGTGGGGCCATATTGCGCACGAGGCGGTTGAAGACGAAGTGGTGGAGCGAGTGAAGCGGCGGGTTCACGAGGGCATGGGTTTGATCGTGCTCCACAGCGGACATTTCTCGAAGATCTTCAAATCCCTGCTCGGCACGCCGTGCTCACTCAAGTGGCGCGAGGCGACAGACCGCGAGAGGATCTGGTGTGTGCGCCCGTCGCACCCCATCGCTTCAGGCATTCCGGAGCAGTTTGTCCTCGAGAGGGAGGAAATGTACGGCGAACCGTTCGCGATACCGGAGCCTGATGAACTTGTGTTTATCTCCTGGTTCTCCGGCGGTGAGGTGTTTCGCAGCGGGGCCACATGGCAACGGGGTCATGGGCGTGTCTTCTACTTCCGCCCGGGCCACGAGACCTTTCCCACCTATCACCATTCTCTGGTTCAGCGGGTGCTCACGAATGCAGTCGACTGGGCCGCACCTACCGTTCGTCTCCCCGATGCGTGTCCGAAGGCGGCGCCGCTCGAGCCGTTGCCCGAGGCATAA
- a CDS encoding SIS domain-containing protein: MNLDKSLADTIRTFQSLTEIRAEIDHASLLLLETLRSGGKLLICGNGGSAAEAQHFSTELVGRYFKNRPSLPAIALNADGSLLSCIGNDFGFDEVFSRQIEGLARPGDVVVTLTSSGNSANILRALETANRLGLKSISFLGRGGGKAKGLATIDLVVPGTSGRSAQEAHLFLIHHFCDVIDGTLFPG; the protein is encoded by the coding sequence ATGAACCTGGACAAATCCCTCGCCGACACGATCAGGACGTTTCAGTCGCTCACGGAGATTCGCGCTGAGATTGATCACGCGAGCCTACTCCTCCTTGAAACGCTTCGTTCAGGTGGAAAACTCCTGATTTGCGGCAATGGGGGAAGCGCAGCCGAGGCTCAGCACTTCTCGACAGAACTCGTCGGCCGCTACTTCAAGAACCGGCCGTCGCTCCCCGCCATTGCGTTGAATGCGGATGGTTCCCTCTTGAGCTGCATTGGCAATGATTTCGGATTCGATGAGGTCTTCTCGCGGCAGATCGAGGGTCTTGCACGGCCCGGCGACGTGGTTGTTACCCTCACCTCTAGCGGCAACTCGGCCAACATCCTCCGGGCCCTGGAAACAGCGAATCGTCTCGGTCTGAAATCAATCTCCTTCCTCGGCCGAGGAGGAGGAAAGGCAAAGGGCCTCGCAACCATCGATCTTGTCGTGCCGGGAACGTCTGGGCGATCGGCGCAGGAAGCCCACCTTTTCCTGATCCACCACTTCTGCGACGTGATCGACGGGACGTTGTTCCCGGGCTGA
- a CDS encoding TIGR01777 family oxidoreductase — protein sequence MSLKVFERTIRLPRPAQAVFSWLEARGALERLTPPWERIEVVKPAESLRDGTTVELRSRAAGFNLRWKVEHRDYVEGKQFRDVQLEGPFASWEHLHRVDATRAGESDLTDRIEYRPPGGVLGDIVGNWWIQKRLSKLFRYRHAVLHDDLEMASRYGAVRRMRIVVAGASGFVGRALVPFLTALGHEVLVLVRRTPNGPFEAAWEPAEGRIDMHALRGADVVINLSGANIADGRWTSSRREELRRSRLDSTRTLVGAIEAVKHRPFLLINASATGIYGSRGDERLEEESTPGIGFLAELCSDWELESRQAEALGIRVVNARFGLILSADGGALSRMLLPFHLGLGGPIGPRRHWVSWISRDDVLGALYHCMLDQRCRGPVNFVSPEPLRQSQWARCLGAVLRRPAVLPVPAFALRFAFGQMADETLLASTRVVPNRLLRSGYVFRHPTLEAALAHTLGSAPRKPQDVPAATRETGRRQARRRR from the coding sequence ATGAGTCTGAAGGTATTCGAGAGAACAATACGCCTCCCCAGGCCTGCCCAGGCGGTCTTCTCCTGGCTCGAGGCGCGCGGGGCTCTGGAACGCCTGACTCCGCCCTGGGAACGAATCGAGGTCGTCAAGCCGGCGGAGTCTCTCCGCGACGGGACAACCGTCGAGCTTCGCAGCCGCGCCGCGGGCTTCAACCTAAGATGGAAGGTGGAGCATCGCGACTACGTGGAGGGAAAACAATTTCGCGATGTGCAGCTGGAGGGACCGTTCGCAAGCTGGGAGCACCTGCACCGGGTTGACGCCACCAGGGCGGGGGAGTCGGATCTCACCGACCGCATTGAATACCGCCCGCCAGGGGGAGTGCTCGGGGACATCGTAGGAAATTGGTGGATACAGAAGCGTCTTTCCAAGCTTTTCCGCTACCGTCATGCCGTGCTGCACGATGACCTGGAGATGGCGAGCAGGTACGGGGCAGTGCGGCGCATGCGGATCGTCGTGGCGGGAGCCTCCGGTTTCGTCGGGCGCGCACTGGTGCCCTTCCTCACCGCCCTTGGCCATGAGGTGCTCGTGCTCGTGCGGCGCACGCCCAACGGACCTTTTGAGGCGGCCTGGGAGCCAGCGGAGGGCCGCATCGACATGCATGCACTCCGGGGAGCGGACGTCGTCATCAACCTAAGTGGCGCAAATATCGCTGACGGCCGCTGGACTTCCTCGAGAAGGGAGGAGTTGCGGCGGAGCAGGCTCGACTCCACGCGGACGCTCGTTGGCGCAATCGAGGCCGTAAAGCATCGACCCTTTCTGCTCATCAACGCCTCGGCGACAGGCATTTACGGATCGAGGGGAGACGAGCGGCTCGAGGAGGAGAGCACGCCGGGCATCGGTTTCCTGGCGGAGCTTTGTTCCGACTGGGAGCTGGAGTCCCGCCAGGCGGAGGCCCTCGGGATTCGCGTGGTGAATGCCCGCTTCGGCTTGATCCTCAGCGCGGACGGCGGGGCGCTTTCACGGATGCTCCTCCCCTTCCACCTGGGCCTGGGCGGCCCGATCGGCCCCAGGCGCCATTGGGTGAGCTGGATAAGCCGGGACGACGTGCTTGGCGCCCTTTACCATTGCATGCTCGACCAGCGTTGCCGGGGTCCGGTGAACTTTGTATCCCCGGAACCACTACGGCAGTCCCAGTGGGCTCGCTGCCTCGGAGCGGTGCTCCGCCGGCCCGCGGTGCTGCCGGTTCCCGCATTTGCCCTGCGGTTCGCCTTTGGCCAGATGGCGGATGAGACACTGCTCGCAAGCACCCGGGTGGTTCCCAATCGCCTGCTTCGTTCGGGCTACGTGTTCAGACATCCCACGCTGGAGGCAGCTCTGGCACACACGCTCGGCAGTGCGCCACGGAAGCCACAGGACGTCCCTGCCGCAACGCGTGAAACGGGTAGGCGGCAGGCCAGAAGGCGCAGGTGA
- a CDS encoding aminotransferase class V-fold PLP-dependent enzyme, producing MAYFDHNSTSPLSHAARAAWDRSVNEEWANPSALYRSAAKARLRLDVEREKLADYLGAAKERLIFNSGATEGANSVVGYLSRRSAPGSRLLIAATEHTCVLTAATRHFGDRIETLPLVAGGVVDIAALAGRIRAGGVAAVCVMAANNETGALQPWQQIAELCRSNSVPYLCDATQWLGKLPASGLGACDWLIASAHKWGGPRGVGLLLRAGAAEDFGEGVGGGQENGHRGGTEDVAGIHAAAEALVALEQGRMFLESDRQRVRDQFVRELKLAIPGVKVVAEGQERLWNTVLVLLPVGEQKRFVLKLDKLGHQVATGSACAAGKPGTSHVLTALGVDSLEASRALRFSSSWDTTEDDWRELLRALVAVSRELAGSESQVVQL from the coding sequence ATGGCCTACTTCGACCACAATTCAACCTCTCCGCTCTCACACGCAGCACGCGCGGCGTGGGACCGGTCGGTCAATGAGGAGTGGGCAAACCCATCGGCCCTCTATCGTTCGGCTGCGAAGGCGCGGCTTCGTCTCGATGTGGAGCGGGAAAAGCTCGCCGACTACCTGGGAGCGGCGAAGGAGCGGCTCATTTTCAACTCCGGCGCCACCGAGGGCGCAAATTCTGTGGTAGGCTATCTTTCCCGGCGGTCGGCGCCAGGTAGCCGCTTGTTGATCGCCGCCACCGAGCACACCTGTGTGCTGACTGCAGCGACCCGCCATTTTGGTGATCGCATCGAGACGTTGCCCCTGGTCGCGGGTGGGGTGGTCGACATCGCAGCCCTAGCAGGGAGGATACGAGCCGGGGGAGTTGCGGCGGTCTGTGTGATGGCGGCGAACAACGAGACCGGCGCCTTGCAGCCGTGGCAGCAGATTGCAGAGCTGTGTCGGTCGAATTCCGTCCCGTACCTGTGTGATGCCACGCAGTGGCTCGGAAAACTGCCTGCGAGCGGCCTTGGCGCCTGCGATTGGCTCATCGCATCGGCGCACAAATGGGGCGGTCCGCGTGGTGTGGGGTTGCTCCTGCGTGCCGGTGCGGCTGAGGACTTCGGCGAAGGTGTGGGCGGCGGGCAGGAGAACGGTCACCGAGGAGGCACCGAGGACGTCGCCGGGATCCATGCGGCTGCGGAAGCCCTGGTTGCCCTGGAGCAGGGACGCATGTTTCTCGAGTCTGATCGCCAACGGGTCCGCGACCAATTTGTACGTGAGCTCAAATTGGCAATACCGGGCGTAAAGGTGGTGGCGGAGGGACAGGAGCGCCTCTGGAACACGGTTCTTGTACTCTTGCCCGTCGGGGAGCAGAAGCGGTTCGTGTTGAAACTCGACAAGCTCGGCCATCAGGTGGCGACAGGTTCTGCATGTGCAGCAGGCAAACCGGGGACCTCGCATGTGTTGACCGCCTTGGGCGTTGACTCCCTGGAGGCGAGCCGTGCACTGCGCTTCAGCTCGTCCTGGGATACGACCGAGGACGATTGGCGCGAGCTGCTCCGTGCCCTGGTCGCTGTCTCGCGGGAGTTGGCGGGTTCCGAATCACAGGTCGTTCAGCTCTGA
- a CDS encoding RNB domain-containing ribonuclease, with product MKLRERLLSLLDSPDYTPTDMAGLARELGLQKREKKSLAHEIRLLLGEGQAVYVKGDRLARRGEEDSLRGRILFRAGGSAFFLPEDRPELSVFIPSDDTDTALHGDRVVVRLHSHNRAGRRPGSNEATGHVTRIIERARTTLVGHLQKVRDRHYVTPDDPRFVHDILVTLPSSTPEGPFAVTGDKVVVELAPWTHRSKPLEGRVTERLGRTFEPSAELKGVYRKFNLDTHFPAAVEQEANDLPDEVRKADLKGRHDYRDVPTLTIDPDDAKDFDDALSLEFLEGGSTRVGVHIADVSTYVVPGTALDREAQRRGNSTYLVGTVVPMLPEKLSNGLCSLVEAKDRLCIASLLTFDRKGRLQETEFARTVIRSRKRLTYKQAYALMFEHDLAKIRALPLPAKHQTGSTGRALNSLSDLELVDLQSWVKRLWGIASQLRSARMANGSLDLDMPEVKIFVDEEGYADRLEKVEHDESHQLIEEFMLAANEAVARLTRKERLPSLYRVHDEPDEERLSEYRDVLSTFDVHVGDLSERSEILKLLDILARHPQGYNLRSQLLRSLRKAAYRASPDGHYGLAKEDYTHFTSPIRRYADLVVHRVLGGHLGRRDGQATGGSPYGQGQLDGIGEHLTMTEVNSAEAERESVKIKLLEFFERELKKPKKTLFPAIVTEVRNHGLFIELTDSMTFGFLAAENIEGERFALNSSGTAFIGRESKLSYGVGSRLEVVVERVDRFKRMIDFRAPLARPGKRRQEAHARQ from the coding sequence ATGAAACTCCGCGAACGCCTGCTGTCGCTTCTGGATTCCCCAGACTACACCCCAACCGATATGGCCGGCCTGGCCAGGGAACTGGGACTGCAGAAACGGGAGAAGAAGAGTCTTGCCCACGAGATCCGATTGCTGCTCGGGGAGGGACAAGCCGTTTATGTAAAGGGTGATCGCCTGGCACGCCGGGGCGAGGAGGATTCTCTTCGCGGGCGTATCCTGTTCCGGGCGGGAGGATCGGCTTTCTTCCTCCCGGAAGACCGCCCGGAACTCAGCGTCTTCATCCCCTCGGACGATACCGACACCGCTCTGCACGGTGACCGCGTCGTGGTCCGTCTGCATTCCCACAACCGGGCCGGAAGGCGTCCCGGGAGCAATGAGGCCACCGGACATGTCACGAGGATCATCGAACGCGCCCGCACCACCCTTGTCGGCCACCTCCAGAAGGTACGCGACCGACATTATGTGACTCCCGACGACCCACGCTTCGTCCACGACATCCTCGTCACCCTACCCTCGTCCACGCCGGAAGGCCCTTTTGCGGTCACGGGCGACAAGGTGGTCGTGGAATTGGCGCCGTGGACGCACCGCTCAAAGCCTCTCGAAGGCCGTGTAACAGAAAGACTCGGGCGCACGTTTGAACCTTCGGCGGAACTGAAGGGAGTCTATCGCAAGTTCAACCTGGATACCCACTTTCCCGCAGCCGTCGAACAGGAGGCTAACGACCTTCCCGACGAGGTGAGAAAGGCGGACCTGAAAGGCCGCCACGACTACCGGGATGTTCCCACCCTCACCATCGACCCGGATGACGCGAAGGATTTTGATGACGCTCTGTCACTGGAATTCCTCGAGGGCGGCAGCACCCGCGTGGGCGTCCACATTGCCGATGTGAGCACCTATGTTGTCCCCGGCACGGCGCTCGACCGCGAGGCACAGCGGCGGGGAAACTCAACCTACCTCGTGGGCACGGTTGTGCCGATGCTCCCCGAGAAGTTGTCCAACGGACTGTGTTCGCTCGTCGAGGCGAAAGACAGGCTCTGCATCGCGTCCCTGCTGACGTTCGACCGCAAGGGACGCCTGCAGGAGACGGAATTCGCACGCACGGTCATTCGCTCTCGAAAACGCCTGACCTACAAACAGGCCTACGCCTTGATGTTTGAGCACGACCTTGCGAAGATTCGCGCGCTCCCACTCCCTGCAAAACACCAGACGGGCTCAACGGGAAGGGCGTTGAATTCTCTTTCGGACCTCGAGTTGGTCGATCTGCAGTCATGGGTCAAGCGCCTCTGGGGAATCGCCTCGCAGCTGCGCTCTGCTCGAATGGCCAACGGCAGCCTGGATCTGGATATGCCCGAGGTTAAGATTTTCGTGGACGAGGAAGGCTATGCGGATCGCCTTGAGAAGGTGGAACACGACGAGAGCCATCAGCTCATTGAGGAATTCATGCTGGCGGCGAACGAGGCGGTTGCACGACTTACCCGCAAGGAACGCCTCCCCTCCCTCTACCGGGTGCACGATGAACCGGACGAGGAGCGCCTCTCCGAGTATCGGGACGTGCTTTCGACCTTTGACGTCCATGTGGGCGACCTCAGCGAGCGCAGCGAGATTCTCAAGCTTCTCGATATCCTCGCGCGACACCCCCAAGGCTACAATCTACGCTCGCAACTCCTGCGGAGCCTTCGTAAGGCGGCCTATCGGGCGTCTCCAGATGGTCACTACGGCCTCGCAAAGGAAGATTACACCCACTTCACGTCGCCAATCCGACGTTATGCGGACCTCGTCGTCCATCGGGTGCTTGGAGGCCATCTGGGGCGAAGAGACGGCCAGGCGACCGGAGGGTCACCTTACGGACAGGGTCAGTTGGACGGGATCGGCGAACACCTGACCATGACCGAGGTGAACTCTGCGGAGGCAGAACGCGAGAGCGTGAAAATCAAGTTGCTGGAGTTTTTCGAACGCGAGCTGAAGAAGCCGAAGAAAACGCTTTTCCCGGCCATAGTCACAGAAGTGCGCAACCACGGCCTGTTCATTGAACTGACGGACTCGATGACCTTCGGCTTCCTTGCAGCGGAAAACATCGAGGGCGAACGGTTTGCACTCAATTCATCGGGGACAGCGTTCATTGGACGCGAATCGAAGCTCTCCTATGGGGTGGGCTCTCGACTGGAGGTGGTCGTGGAGCGGGTCGATCGTTTCAAGCGCATGATCGACTTCAGGGCTCCGCTCGCTCGGCCCGGGAAGCGCCGTCAGGAGGCTCACGCAAGGCAATGA
- a CDS encoding deoxyribodipyrimidine photo-lyase, with translation MTSPCLVWFRLDLRLRDNPALSAALARGGPVIPCFVDDGEEQGKWREGGASRWWLHHSLLALNSSLNEKGSMLVLRRGAAEEELIQLVRETGAGAVYWNRRYEPAIIARDSRVKERLRAEGLEAKSFNAALLNEPQAIRNKQGGPFQVFTPYWRHCSALPIEPPVTLPAGPFPAPDRWPSGAALEALRLLPEKSWADAFGDRWTPGEAGAAARLARFLKEPVGRYAEQRDEPAAGAVSELSPHLHFGETSPRLIWAAAQRLSKGTGVFPSSRGLQKFLTEVGWREFAYHLLYHFPNTTHEPLREEFRRFPWADDPDGRLFNVWKRGRTGYPIVDAGMRELWTTGWMHNRVRMVAASFLVKHLRLAWQQGAAWFWDTLVDADLASNTLGWQWTAGCGADAAPYFRVFAPVLQGEKFDPEGRYVRRWIPELARLPDVWLHKPWEAPPEVLAQAGVVLGKDYPQPIVDHAKARAEALRAHETLRSTGAPGR, from the coding sequence ATGACGTCTCCCTGTCTCGTCTGGTTTCGACTGGATCTCCGCCTGCGTGACAATCCGGCCCTTTCCGCGGCCCTTGCGCGGGGCGGCCCGGTGATTCCCTGCTTTGTCGATGACGGGGAGGAACAAGGGAAGTGGCGGGAGGGTGGTGCCTCGCGGTGGTGGTTGCATCACTCACTGTTAGCGCTCAATTCCTCACTCAATGAGAAGGGCTCGATGCTCGTGCTGCGGCGGGGTGCGGCCGAGGAGGAGTTGATCCAGCTCGTACGCGAAACCGGGGCGGGCGCCGTGTATTGGAATCGCCGATACGAACCTGCAATCATCGCCCGGGACAGCCGGGTGAAGGAACGGCTCCGGGCGGAAGGCCTGGAAGCGAAGAGTTTCAATGCGGCCCTGCTCAACGAACCACAGGCGATTCGCAACAAACAAGGCGGACCCTTCCAGGTGTTCACTCCCTATTGGCGCCATTGCAGCGCGCTACCAATAGAGCCACCGGTGACGCTGCCTGCCGGGCCGTTTCCCGCCCCGGATCGCTGGCCCTCCGGCGCCGCGCTTGAAGCCCTGAGACTGCTTCCGGAAAAGTCGTGGGCGGATGCGTTTGGCGATCGCTGGACCCCTGGGGAAGCCGGCGCGGCGGCGCGTTTGGCGCGGTTTCTCAAGGAGCCGGTGGGCCGCTATGCAGAACAGCGGGACGAGCCAGCTGCAGGAGCGGTCTCGGAGCTTTCTCCGCACCTGCACTTTGGGGAAACAAGCCCCCGGCTTATCTGGGCTGCGGCCCAGAGACTCTCGAAGGGCACAGGGGTGTTTCCGAGCAGCCGCGGTCTTCAGAAGTTTCTCACCGAGGTGGGCTGGCGCGAGTTTGCCTATCACCTCCTGTATCACTTTCCCAATACGACGCACGAACCCCTGCGGGAGGAGTTTCGCCGGTTTCCCTGGGCGGACGACCCGGATGGACGGCTTTTCAATGTGTGGAAACGCGGCCGCACCGGGTACCCAATCGTCGACGCTGGCATGCGCGAACTCTGGACGACGGGCTGGATGCACAACCGTGTCCGCATGGTCGCGGCGTCTTTCCTGGTGAAGCATCTGCGCCTGGCCTGGCAACAAGGGGCGGCCTGGTTCTGGGACACCCTCGTGGATGCCGATCTCGCCTCGAATACGCTTGGGTGGCAATGGACCGCCGGGTGCGGCGCCGATGCCGCGCCGTATTTTCGCGTATTTGCGCCGGTGCTCCAAGGCGAGAAGTTCGACCCCGAAGGGCGCTATGTCCGTCGTTGGATCCCGGAGCTGGCGAGGTTGCCGGACGTGTGGCTTCACAAGCCATGGGAAGCGCCGCCCGAAGTTCTCGCGCAGGCGGGCGTCGTGCTCGGGAAAGACTATCCCCAGCCGATTGTGGATCACGCCAAGGCCAGGGCGGAGGCGCTTAGGGCCCACGAGACACTCAGGTCGACGGGGGCCCCTGGACGATGA
- the cysK gene encoding cysteine synthase A has product MGKTPLIRLNRIAEGCVAEVLVKAEFLNPLSSVKDRIGSAMIAAAERDRKVGPGSVVVEPTSGNTGIALAYVCAQRGYKLILTMPETMSTERRVLLRMLGAEIVLTPGTEGMPGAIRRADEILKGLGAKGFMPHQFENPANPEVHRRTTAEEIWADTDGTVDAFVAGVGTGGTITGVAEVIKTRRPMLAIAVEPAASPVLSGGMAGRHRIQGIGAGFVPKNCNRSILDEVLCVTDDDALETARQLALQEGIPAGISTGANVWAALQVARRPAMAGKRIVTVGCSCSERYLSTALADKARTEVTV; this is encoded by the coding sequence GTGGGGAAGACTCCCTTGATTCGGCTCAACAGGATCGCCGAAGGCTGTGTCGCAGAGGTGCTCGTGAAGGCGGAGTTTCTGAATCCGCTCTCAAGCGTGAAGGACAGGATCGGTTCAGCCATGATTGCTGCGGCCGAGCGAGACAGAAAGGTAGGACCGGGATCCGTCGTCGTTGAACCCACATCGGGCAATACTGGCATTGCGCTTGCGTACGTCTGCGCCCAGCGCGGGTACAAGCTGATCCTGACAATGCCAGAGACCATGTCGACTGAGCGACGGGTCTTGCTGCGCATGCTGGGCGCGGAGATCGTCCTCACACCCGGCACCGAGGGGATGCCCGGTGCCATCCGGAGGGCGGATGAAATTCTCAAGGGCCTGGGAGCAAAAGGCTTCATGCCGCACCAGTTTGAAAACCCAGCCAATCCGGAGGTTCATCGGAGGACGACGGCCGAGGAGATCTGGGCCGACACCGACGGCACCGTCGATGCCTTTGTGGCGGGAGTGGGCACCGGCGGGACGATCACGGGCGTCGCGGAGGTGATCAAGACAAGGCGCCCGATGCTGGCAATCGCGGTCGAACCCGCAGCTAGCCCAGTGCTCTCGGGTGGCATGGCGGGACGTCATCGGATTCAAGGTATCGGCGCGGGTTTCGTCCCCAAGAATTGCAACCGGTCGATCCTCGACGAAGTACTCTGCGTCACTGATGATGACGCGCTCGAAACGGCCAGGCAGCTTGCGCTCCAGGAGGGGATTCCTGCCGGTATCTCCACCGGCGCAAATGTATGGGCAGCCCTGCAAGTGGCGCGTAGGCCCGCGATGGCAGGCAAGCGAATCGTGACTGTGGGCTGCAGTTGCAGCGAGCGCTACCTCAGTACCGCGCTGGCGGACAAAGCCCGGACAGAAGTGACAGTCTGA
- the glgA gene encoding glycogen synthase GlgA — translation MKIVHVASELFPYVKTGGLADAVGSLCSTLADRGHEVSVFVPGYRALLEHKDAAGAERILRLRIELGDAILSGDIRVFSPKTNLKIFTVCREEFFDRRNPYGTGERDFEDNHHRFIFFCKAVVETLRLTDHRADIVHAHDWQAALMPVLLRHSEKLHGVNLAQRTIFTIHNIAFQGVFPMRSFYRTNLPDDLRGIEGLEYYGQISFMKGGILFADRVTTVSPRYAREIQTAEFGCGLEGVVQTRVEDLAGLINGIDPAVWNPVSDEHLPARYSPGNMSGKAVCRNELLKKAGLPPVADGVPVFGMVCRLTEQKGVQLVLANRSYFSAKDCRIVILGTGDRRMEASIREWSAAEPAKITLVAKLDEAMSHLVEAGSDFFLMPSLFEPCGLNQMYSQVYGTVPLVSRVGGLVDTVVDIDADPIHGTGITFAPTPEGLRTGLERAFRLYANKHDYLHVQARGMTKDFSWAKAAQGYLKLYEESL, via the coding sequence ATGAAGATTGTACACGTAGCCAGCGAACTCTTCCCCTATGTCAAGACGGGCGGCTTGGCGGACGCGGTGGGTTCCTTGTGCAGCACCCTGGCAGACCGTGGGCACGAGGTTTCCGTGTTTGTGCCGGGTTATCGCGCCCTCCTTGAGCACAAAGATGCCGCGGGGGCAGAGAGGATCCTACGCCTGAGAATCGAATTGGGCGATGCCATCCTCAGCGGAGATATCCGGGTGTTTTCACCCAAGACGAACCTCAAGATCTTCACTGTCTGCCGCGAGGAATTCTTCGACCGTCGAAATCCGTATGGAACAGGGGAGCGGGACTTTGAGGACAATCACCACCGGTTCATCTTCTTCTGCAAGGCCGTCGTCGAGACGCTTCGGTTGACGGATCATCGGGCGGACATCGTGCATGCGCACGACTGGCAGGCGGCGCTCATGCCGGTTCTCCTAAGGCACAGCGAGAAGCTCCACGGGGTGAATCTCGCCCAGCGCACGATCTTTACGATCCACAACATTGCCTTCCAAGGCGTGTTTCCGATGCGGTCGTTCTATCGCACCAACCTTCCAGACGACCTGCGGGGCATCGAAGGCTTGGAGTATTACGGCCAAATCAGCTTCATGAAGGGTGGAATTCTGTTTGCCGACCGGGTTACGACCGTCAGTCCCCGGTATGCACGCGAGATCCAGACCGCGGAGTTTGGCTGTGGCCTTGAAGGCGTCGTGCAAACACGGGTGGAAGACCTCGCTGGCTTGATCAATGGCATTGACCCGGCGGTGTGGAATCCGGTGAGTGATGAACACCTGCCGGCCAGGTATTCCCCGGGTAACATGTCTGGTAAGGCCGTGTGTCGTAACGAATTGCTTAAAAAGGCAGGCCTTCCGCCTGTTGCAGACGGAGTGCCGGTTTTTGGAATGGTGTGCCGTTTGACGGAGCAGAAGGGCGTTCAGCTCGTTCTCGCCAACCGATCTTACTTCTCGGCGAAAGACTGCCGGATTGTGATCTTGGGCACCGGGGACAGGCGGATGGAAGCCTCCATTCGCGAATGGTCCGCCGCGGAGCCGGCCAAGATCACGCTTGTGGCAAAGCTAGACGAGGCGATGAGTCATTTGGTGGAGGCGGGGAGCGACTTCTTCCTGATGCCGTCGCTCTTTGAACCCTGCGGGCTCAACCAGATGTACTCGCAGGTGTATGGGACGGTCCCGCTGGTGAGCCGGGTCGGTGGCCTTGTGGATACGGTCGTCGACATCGATGCAGACCCGATCCATGGCACAGGAATCACCTTTGCGCCCACGCCCGAGGGGCTCCGCACCGGACTCGAACGAGCGTTCCGCTTGTATGCCAATAAGCACGACTACCTGCACGTGCAGGCGCGCGGCATGACGAAGGATTTCAGCTGGGCCAAAGCCGCCCAGGGTTACCTCAAACTGTACGAGGAATCACTTTGA